The following coding sequences lie in one Apium graveolens cultivar Ventura chromosome 3, ASM990537v1, whole genome shotgun sequence genomic window:
- the LOC141714630 gene encoding uncharacterized protein LOC141714630: protein MAVESIDNKVAFGVVFDDGDRMSRAVHGVPLEPGFVRVGVDGSIQDDALVPVPVVGEIETVQQAIGSHLAWPKDMIIYTSTTGSEKRKNARNVSEVQRMHNAFNSVKPKDNVPPRFRLLYKFASTVMKESGNSIPVPCDFQIFGIERTIYLLHENILELLEFKMIGQSAISTYMAYLYSVFRDRPGRDLSSMFAFLHPSTYKLNDEFNEYVVQRLKDGVLRMNFMPYNYNLHWILIVFWESEIFILNPLPHHPHPQDLEKALIRAVRSYNAQEGRVNKNPKIKNLVGCPKQLGGTECGYVVMRYMKDLIEDQEMKLLDKLVEE from the exons ATGGCAGTGGAGAGCATTGATAACAAGGTAGCTTTTGGTGTTGTTTTTGATGACGGAGATAGAATGAGTAGAGCGGTTCATGGAGTGCCTCTAGAACCAGGATTTGTTCGTGTTGGGGTGGACGGAAGCATCCAGGACGATGCTTTGGTGCCTGTTCCTGTGGTTGGTGAGATAGAAACCGTCCAGCAAGCCATCGGTTCTCATTTGGCATGGCCCAAAGACATGATCATATACACCTCCACTACTGGTTCCGAG AAAAGGAAAAATGCGCGGAATGTGAGTGAGGTGCAAAGAATGCATAATGCATTTAATTCTGTGAAGCCAAAGGATAATGTGCCTCCTCGCTTTAGGCTTTTGTACAAATTTGCATCGACAGTGATGAAGGAAAGTGGAAATTCGATACCGGTTCCATGTGATTTTCAAATCTTTGGAATTGAAAGAACTATATATTTGCTTCATGAGAACATACTTGAATTGCTAGAGTTTAAAATGATTGGACAGTCTGCTATATCAACATACATGGC gtATTTGTATTCAGTGTTTCGGGATAGGCCGGGTAGAGATTTGTCATCGATGTTTGCTTTTCTTCATCCATCCACATACAAGTTGAATGATGAATTTAATGAATATGTTGTGCAAAGGCTGAAAGATGGAGTTCTTCGAATGAACTTTATGCCTTATAACTACAA TTTACATTGGATTTTAATTGTGTTTTGGGAATCAGAAATTTTCATCCTTAATCCATTGCCTCATCATCCTCATCCCCAGgaccttgaaaaggctttaataCG GGCAGTGAGATCTTATAATGCTCAAGAAGGACGGGTAAACAAGAATCCCAAAATTAAAAACCTTGTT GGATGCCCTAAACAACTAGGTGGCACAGAATGTGGATATGTGGTCATGCGATAtatgaaagatttaattgagGACCAGGAGATGAAGCTGCTAGACAAG TTGGTTGAGGAATGA
- the LOC141714631 gene encoding uncharacterized protein LOC141714631, translating into MNGIKSQIICHLLTVITKSTTLWASWVNKTVLKGKNFWTTKLPSDCSWIWKKVLKFRPLAMRFVSYKIGNGSSISIWFDPWWQHSCLASTMFSPIISQSGLNHSDNLDAIIYNGVWSLPTTNTRTHHLDPMLVHWLSNFDHPTLHAGPDVFLWNGIDALKAKTWDIWNSLRFTADLVPWHAGVWHKLRVNRYAHHQWVACHGRLHTLARLHRFGLVTSQQCFLCICGRETTSHIFLHCPYSSWILRNLMSPFGIDIHEESWNSFITNLLELPDKVKSTLALCCAQIFCYHIWCERNARGHDSGIFGPGKLLTGIRKDFVARLNTSTWFSKILDIRPDFIHCISL; encoded by the coding sequence ATGAATGGAATAAAATCTCAGATCATTTGTCATTTGTTGACGGTCATCACGAAGTCAACCACCCTGTGGGCTTCCTGGGTGAACAAAACTGTTCTCAAAGGTAAAAATTTTTGGACAACTAAATTACCTTCAGATTGTTCATGGATTTGGAAAAAAGTGCTAAAGTTTCGTCCTTTGGCTATGCGTTTTGTGTCTTACAAAATTGGAAATGGTTCTTCTATCTCTATTTGGTTCGATCCTTGGTGGCAGCATTCTTGCTTAGCATCAACTATGTTCTCTCCGATTATTTCCCAGAGTGGTTTAAATCATAGTGACAATCTTGAtgctattatttataatggggTGTGGTCTCTCCCGACAACAAACACTCGAACCCATCACTTAGATCCAATGTTGGTGCACTGGCTTTCAAATTTTGATCACCCAACTTTGCATGCAGGGCCTGATGTTTTTTTATGGAATGGAATTGATGCTTTGAAGGCCAAAACTTGGGATATCTGGAATTCTTTACGTTTTACAGCTGATTTGGTTCCTTGGCACGCAGGAGTTTGGCATAAACTTCGCGTCAACCGTTATGCCCATCACCAATGGGTTGCTTGCCATGGCAGACTCCACACTCTAGCTCGCCTTCATAGATTTGGTCTGGTGACTTCTCAGCAATGCTTCCTGTGCATCTGTGGCCGAGAAACAACCTCCCATATTTTTCTTCATTGCCCTTATAGCAGTTGGATCCTTCGCAATCTTATGTCTCCATTCGGTATTGATATTCACGAGGAGTCCTGGAACAGTTTCATCACCAACCTGCTAGAGCTCCCGGATAAAGTTAAGAGCACCTTGGCTCTTTGTTGTGCTCAAATTTTCTGCTACCATATTTGGTGTGAGCGTAATGCTCGAGGTCATGACTCCGGAATTTTTGGTCCTGGAAAGCTGTTAACTGGAATCAGGAAGGATTTTGTGGCGAGACTTAATACCTCAACTTGGTTTTCTAAGATTCTAGATATTAGGCCAGATTTCATTCACTGTATTAGCTTGTAG